The genomic stretch ATCGGCAGCGGATCCAACGAGCTCATCCGCCTGATCGCCCAGGCCGTCCTGCGCCCTGGCGACGAGGTCGTATTCGCCTGGCCGAGCTTCGTGGTCTACCCGATGGTCACCCAGATGTTCGGCGCAACCGCCGTCAAGGTGCCGCTGACCGAGGACCAGGTACACGATCTGGACGCGATGCTCGCGGCTATCACCGACAAGACCCGGCTTCTCTTCCTGTGCAACCCCAACAACCCGACCGGGACCATCTATCACCGGCTGTCGTTCGACCGGTTCCTGCGCGAAGTCCCCGACCATGTGCTGGTGGTCGTGGACGAGGCGTACTTCGAGTTCGTTACCGATGAACACTACCCCAACGCGCTTGAGGACTTCGACGGCCACAGCCCGCTTGCAGTTCTGCGCACGTTCAGCAAGATCTACTCCCTCGCCGGCCTGCGCATCGGGTACGGCGCGGTCCCGGCTCCTCTTCGTGCGGCCATCGACAAGATCCGCGAGCCATTCAATGTGAGCATTGTCGCGCAGATCGCCGCCTACTACTCTCTCGCGGACGCCGCGGAAGTGGAGCGTCGCCGTCAGGAGAACCAGGAACAGAAGACCTACCTCTATTCGTGCTTCGACCGGCTCGGCATGTCATACGTGCCGTCGGAGACGAACTTCGTCTACTTCATGACGGAGCGGCCGGTCGAGGTGTTCCAGGCTCTCCTCGAGGAGGGCGTGATCGCGCGCGACTTCGGAACCGCTCCTGCTCTGCGACTCGGGGTAGGTACTCCGGAGGACACGGAGATCACGATTGCTGCCTTCGAGGCCGTGGCCGAGCGGCTGGGCGGGTTCTGACCCTGGCGCTCGCGCGGCGGACCTGTCCGGACGTCCGTTGGTTGAGTGAGGGGTAGATCATGCTGGTAGTCATGCGGGACCACGCGTCCCGGCAAGAGATCGATCACGTCGTCGAACTCCTGGAAGAGGCCGGCGCTCAAGCCCACCTGTCCGGTGGCAAGGTCAAGACGATCATCGGCGTTATCGGCGACCGCGAGACCGTCTATGCGCTCGATCTTCAGGGCCTGCCCGGCGTAGAGGAAGTCATCCGGGTCCTCAAGCCCTACAAGCTCGTCAGCCGTGACTTCCAGCCCGAGGACACGGTGGTCCGGGTCGGCCCGCACGCCTCCATCGGGGGCGGAGCCATTGCGGTGATCGCGGGTCCGTGCTCGGTCGAGTCGGAAGACCAGATGATGACCGTCGCGCGAGCGGCGAAGGCTGCTGGGGCGACCATGCTGCGCGGCGGTGCATACAAGCCGCGTACCAGTCCGTATGCATTCCAAGGAATGGGCGTCGAAGGCCTGAAGCTGCTGCGCGCGGCCGGCGACGAGGTTGACTTGCCCGTCGTCACCGAGGTTCTCGACGTGCGCGATGCGTCCACCGTTGCCGAATACGCCGACGTGCTGCAGGTCGGTGCACGCAACATGCAGAACTTCATGATGCTCGACGAGCTTGGCACCATGGGAAAGCCGGTGCTGATGAAGCGGGGCCTGTCTGCCACGATCGAAGAGGTTCTCTCGGCTGCCGAGTACGTCCTCAAGGGAGGCAACCGCGACCTCATCCTGTGTGAGCGAGGAATCCGCACCTTCGAGACGTACACGCGTAACACCCTCGACCTTGCCGCTGTCGCCGCCCTCAAACAGCTCACGCATCTGCCGGTCATCGCCGATCCGTCCCATGCCACGGGACGCCGCGACCTGGTAGCGGTCATGTGCCGGGC from Actinomycetota bacterium encodes the following:
- the hisC gene encoding histidinol-phosphate transaminase, yielding MEWEALIRSELDGMVPYSAGLRASEVRERSGKDHILKLSSNEHPCGPFPSAVRAMEAVLPKLNRYPDGSARALRERLCAKVGLDDCNLVIGSGSNELIRLIAQAVLRPGDEVVFAWPSFVVYPMVTQMFGATAVKVPLTEDQVHDLDAMLAAITDKTRLLFLCNPNNPTGTIYHRLSFDRFLREVPDHVLVVVDEAYFEFVTDEHYPNALEDFDGHSPLAVLRTFSKIYSLAGLRIGYGAVPAPLRAAIDKIREPFNVSIVAQIAAYYSLADAAEVERRRQENQEQKTYLYSCFDRLGMSYVPSETNFVYFMTERPVEVFQALLEEGVIARDFGTAPALRLGVGTPEDTEITIAAFEAVAERLGGF
- the aroF gene encoding 3-deoxy-7-phosphoheptulonate synthase; its protein translation is MLVVMRDHASRQEIDHVVELLEEAGAQAHLSGGKVKTIIGVIGDRETVYALDLQGLPGVEEVIRVLKPYKLVSRDFQPEDTVVRVGPHASIGGGAIAVIAGPCSVESEDQMMTVARAAKAAGATMLRGGAYKPRTSPYAFQGMGVEGLKLLRAAGDEVDLPVVTEVLDVRDASTVAEYADVLQVGARNMQNFMMLDELGTMGKPVLMKRGLSATIEEVLSAAEYVLKGGNRDLILCERGIRTFETYTRNTLDLAAVAALKQLTHLPVIADPSHATGRRDLVAVMCRAAIVAGADGLMVEVHPDPEHAKCDGPQSLVPEDFAALMGDLAPLVELQGAHFGWN